The nucleotide window GCTCGGCGGGACTGGTATTCAACAAGCGAACGCATGCTTGCGACCCCAGTGCGAAGCCGAGCGTGACCGAGATTGCGGCATCGCCACACGTCAGTTCGATCGGCGGGACGCAGTTCAGCGCCAACTTCGACGGCAGCGGCAACGATGTCGGCTTCGTCGCGGAGGGCGTGTGGAACGATTCCGCGGGCGCGAGCGGCGGCGGCAAGAGCAAGGTATTCAAAAAGCCCGCGTTTCAGCAGGGAGTGACTCCCAAAAAAGACAAGAAGCGCGATATCCCGGATATTTCGATCGCGGCGAGTCCCGACACGCCCGGATATTTCTTCGGTGAATCGGGCGCGGTCAATTGCTGTGTCGGCGGCACCAGCGTGAGCACGCCGATCTGGGCGGCGATCGCGCAGTTGATCGCGCAATCGAAGTCGGCGGGCCGCGTCGGCAATATCAATTCGCGCCTGTACCAACTCGGCGCGAGCGGCAGTGCTGCGATTCGCGATGTCACTGCGGGCAACAATCACTTCGGCAGCGCGGCCGGTTTCAATGCCGGCCCGGGCTTCGATCTTGCGACCGGATGGGGCACGCCGGATATCGCGGCCTTCGTCGAGAACTTTTAGGGCCGAGTCGCTCGCGCAATTTAGAAAATGAAAACGGCTCCCGATTCGGGAGCCGTTTTCTTTCTTAGGCGGAGCTTTCGCGACGCACGAGCGCAGCGAGTCCCGAGGCGCGGCGAAGCGTAGTCGAGGGTATATCCTAATTAGTCGCCGGGATATGGCGTGATGCGCAGATACGGCTTCACCACCTTGTAGCCCTTGGGGAACTTCTGCTTCAGGACCTCGGGATCCTGCAGCGACGGCACGATGATGCAATCGTCGCCCTTCTTCCAATCCGCGCCGGTTGCAACCGAATACTTGTCGGTCAGTTGCAGCGAATCGATCGAGCGCAGGATTTCCTGGAAGTTGCGACCGGTGCTCGCGGGATAGGTCAAGGTCAGCCGAATCTTCTTGTTGTTATCGATCACGAAGACCGAGCGCACCGTCAGCGTGTCGTTCCACTCGGGATGGATCATGTCGTAGAGCTTCGCGACTTTCTTGTCCGCGTCGCCGAGGATCGGGAAATTCAGCTTGACGTTCTGCGTTTCCTCGATGTCCTTGATCCATTTCTTGTGCGACTCGACGTCGTCCACACTGACACCGATCGCCTTGATATTGCGCTTGTCGAATTCCGGCTTCAGCTTGGCGACGGTGCCGAGTTCAGTGGTGCAAACCGGCGTGAAATCCTTCGGATGCGAAAATAGAATCGCCCATTTGTCGCCGATCCAGTCATGGAACCGGATCGTTCCCTCCGTCGATTCCTGCGTGAAATCTGGCGCGACGCTTCCGATGTGTAGTCCCATAATAGTTCACCTGCCTTTATTTTTGGTCGTGATCCGCATCGGATTTTAATCCGCAACTACGGCCCGTTTTGATTAAGATGATAAATCAGACTCAGTAAGTTATCTATTACGAGGAACATTATTCGCGCGTCAAAAATGAATCAAGTGGTGCGACATTTAAGAGATGCCCCTCGACTCCGCTATCTGACCGATTAGCGATTCGGCCCTCTGGCCCGAATCGGCTTCGCGCCGCCTCGGGAACGCCTGCGGCGTTGGCTCGCGAAAGCTCCGTTTTATAAAGATATGCCCCTCGACTACGCTTTGCTCCGCCTCGGGAACGCCTGCGGCGTTGGCTCGCGAAAGCTCGCCCTTATTTCTTGATCTTGCCGAAATCAGGCTTGCGCTTCTCCAAAAACGCCGAGACGTATTCCTTATGCTCGGGGCTGACGTAGCATTTTTCGAGCGCGAAACCCTCGAAGGCCATCGCGGTCTCGAGGGTGCCGTCGAGTCCTTGGTAAAGCGCGCGGCGCGTGAATGTGAGCGACGTCGGCGAGCATTGCAGCATGTCGCCGGCGAGTTCGTGAGCCGTCGCGACCAGGTCCGCCTGCGGCACGACCCGGCTGACTAGGCCCATCGCGAGGCATTCGGACGCGGGATACTGGCGTCCCGTCAGCATCATCTCGGCGGTGCGCGACAGTCCGATCAGGCGCGGCATCAGGTAGCTCGAGCCGAGCTCGCTCATCAGGCCGACGCGCGGAAAAATCACGCCCATCTTGGCGTTGTCCGACGCGATTCGAACGTCGCACAGCAGCGTCATCGTGCATCCGACGCCCAGCGCGAAGCCGTTAATCGACGCGATCGTCGGCTTGGATAGATTGCGCATTACGAATGGCATCGAGGGCGTGTGTTGAACCCGCTCGCCCTGGTCCTGTTTGGTTTCGCGCGCCTTGATCTGCGAAGCGAACATGCTCATATCGGCGCCGGCGCAGAACGCGCGCTCGCCGGCGCCAGTCATGATGATCACGCGCGCGTTGTCGTCGGCGTCGGCACGCAGCATCGCGTCGGTGATCTCCGCGCCCATCGTGGCGGTGTAGGCATTCATCTTGGCCGGGCGATTCAGAGTAATCGTCGCGATCTCGTCTGCGACATCGTACAGGATCGTTTCGTATGCCATCGCTGACTCCGTGCGGATTCTGGCGCGCGCCGGGGCGCTCCGGCCCCCGCGCGTACTCAGGTTGGATGCGGTCGTTACGACCGCTTTTTCTTGGTATGCCGGCGCGACTCGCGGGTCTTCGCTTGCAGCCGCGATTTCTTGCGTTTGCGCCGACGCTTGATTTCCTTCTGCCTTTCGCTTGCCATCTATCCTCTCTTATTAGTCCAGCGGGACCGTTCGTTCCACCTTCGCGCCCGACTCTAGATGCACCCCCGCCGTCGTTGTGAACGGCTTGCCCTTGCCGGATTTGTTCTCCACATAGATATCGTAGTCGCCGGGGTCGAGCTTGAATCGATGCTCGCTGGCGGGCCCGCTCTCCATCACTTTGCTCTGCGTGCCGGCGCGCAGAATCACTACTCGCGTCGAATTGTCGAGCGGAATTTTCGACATCACCGTTTGCACCAGCAACTCCGCCGGAACCACTTCGTCCATCGTCAGGCGCTGGCGATGCCCCGGCTCGAGTTTGACCGCGTGCCAATCGTAGCCCTGCGGCGGCGCATCGACGTGCACGTCCACCATGTTCGGCGCGAACAGATGCTTGTCGCCGGTCAGCATGCTCGCGACTTTGGTGTGCGGCGGATCGGTGGTCGTTACGAGCACGCCGAAGCCGGGATCCTTGCCGGTGCGATCCTTCACGCTGACTTCCACCACCGCGACGTTGGTGATCAGCACCGTATGCGTGCGCCCGGCTTCGATCGTCACGTTATCTTTGGTGATCTGGCCGCCGATGATCGGCATCACGAGTTTATATTCGCCCGGCGGCAGCGCGATCGTGCCACCCGGGAGCACCTGGCCAGCCTCTTTGCCGTTCGATTCGATCAGACGGGCGGGATTTTTCGCGCCGGCGCCCAACTCGCCCATCACGTCGAGCTTGAGATTGCCGGTCGCGGCGGCCCTTGCGGAACTCGCAACGAGAATCGCGCACAAAATCGCGGTGGCGATGTACGACGCCGCAAGCGGCCGAAGCTGTCTCGTTCGCATAATCGGAGAGTCACATCATATGGACGCGACGATGATCGCGCCAACGATCTAATCGACGTCGCCATTTGATAGCCGCGCGTTGTTTGCGCCACAATCGCACCGCGTCGAAAAATATGAATCGAAAATACGACATCCCGGTACTTATCGTCGGCGCAGGACCCGTTGGCCTGATGCTCGCGTGCGAGCTGGTTCGTCACGGTGTCGAGTGCCGCATCATCGACAAGGCCGGCGCGGCGAGCGACAAGTCGAAGGCGCTCGGCATCCACGCCCGCACGCTCGAAATTTTCGACAACATCGCCATCGCGGACGAGATGATCGCGGCGGGGCACAAGGGCCACGGCATTTCGGCATACTCCGGCGGCAAGCGCATCGCGCACGTCTCACTCGATCAAATCCCGAGCCGCTACCAGTTCGTGCTGATGCTCCCGCAGAACGAGACCGAGCGGATGCTGGCGAAACATCTTGCGTCGCTTGGAGTGCAGGTCGAGCGCAGCGTCGAGTTGAGCGGTTTCACACAGGATGGCGACGGCGTCATCGCGACGCTTAAAGCCGCCGACGGGCGCGAGGAAAAATGCCACTCGGCGTGGCTCGCCGGATGCGACGGTGCGCACAGCACGGTGCGTCACACGCTTGGCCTCGAGTTCGAGGGCGAGCAATACGAGGAAAGTTTCTGGCTCGCCGACGTGTTGCTCGATTTCCGCGAAGCCGACGACGAATTGTATGCGTACGCTGGTAACGAAGAGATGGCGGTGCTGTTCCCGATGGGGCATCAGCGCTGGCGTATCGTCGGGACGCGGGGTCCCGCCGAGGGCGACGCGGCGCCGACGCTTCCAGAAGTGCAAACGATGCTCGACAAGCTGATCGGGGGTGGCGTGCGCGCGCACGATCCGTTCTGGCTCGCTCATTTCAGCATCAGCCGCCGCCGCGTGAAGCAATATAATGTCGGGCGCGCGTTTCTCTGCGGCGATGCGGCGCATATCCACAGTCCCGCGGGCGGGCAGGGGATGAATACCGGCTTGCAGGACGCGCACAATCTCGCGTGGAAACTCGCGCTGGTCGCGAACGGCGACGCTAAACCCGAGTTGCTCGCGAGCTATCAGGCCGAGCGGCATCCAGTCGCGGCCGAAGTTTTGAGAGAGACCGACATGATGACGCGAGTCATCACGCTTCGAAGCCCGATTGCGAAGAAGGTGCGCGATCGGCTCGCGCCGATTTTCTCGGCGCTCGAAGTCGTGCAGGATCGCGCGAGCCGCGCGCTTTCAGAGACTGCGGTGAACTACCGCCGTAGCCCGATCGTCAGCGAGCATCGGAGCGGACTGGTCGAAAGCATCCAGCGCGCGGGCGCATCGGGCGTTGGCGCATGGTACGACTTCGCGCACGGACCCGCGCCCGGCGATCGCGCGCCCGACGTCGAGTACGCGATGATCGATTCGGGCGAGGTGCGCCGCCTGAACGAAGTGATGCGCGGGCCGAACTTCAATCTGCTGCTTTTTTCCGGCATCGAGGACGATCGAGATCTTTCCGATTTGTTTGCGATCGCCGACAGCGTGAAGGGTCGCTTCGGCACTCACGTGAGCGCGCATCTGATTGATGCGAGCGATGCGCCGCAGTCTCATCCGCACGTGACGTTGATTCGCGACTTGAGTCACCTGATTCATCGCGCATACGGCGCGGGTTCGCGATGCATCTACCTGATCCGTCCCGACGGCTACGTCGGCTTCCGCGCGCAACCGCCCGACCAGGCAAGCCTGCTCGCAAACCTGGGCAACATTTTAAAATAGTATTGCTCAAATAAAATCGAGGTGCACCGATGGCGCGAATAATCGTCGAAAAAAATATCGAAGTTCCGATGCGCGACGGATGCGTGCTCCGCGCCGACTTGTTCCGGCCCGACACGCCGGAAAAGTTGCCCGTGCTGCTGAATCGCACGCCCTACAACAAGGCGATGCCGATGGTGTTCACCGGCACGCTGGACGCGATTCGCGCCGCCGAGGCCGGCTACAACGTGATGGTGCAGGATTGCCGCGGGCGCTTCACCTCCGACGGCGTGTGGGATTGTTTCACAGTCGAGCCACGCGACGGATACGACACGATCGAATGGGCGGCGCGCCAAGCGTGGGCAAACGGCAGCGTCGGCACTTACGGCGCGTCGTACATGGGCGCCACGCAATGGCTGGCCGCAAAAGAGTCGCCGCCGAGTCTCAAAGCGATGGTCCCGTCGATCACCGCGAGCGACTACCACGACGGCTGGACTTATCAGGGCGGCGCGTTTTCGCTGTTCTTCAACGTTAGCTGGACGATGGCGGGGCTCGCGCCGCCGCAGTTGCTCCGCGCGCGCGGCGACAATCCGTTGGTGATCGGCGAACTTGGCGCAGTCATGAGTTCGATCGACGTGATGCGCGAGAAAATGAAGTTCGCACCGCTCAAGGAATTCCCGATGTTCCGCGCCGGCGCACCGTACTTCTTCGATTGGCTCGCGCATCCCGCCTACGACCAGTACTGGAAGGCGCTGTCGATCGAGGAGAGTCACGCGAAGATTAATGTGCCCGCGCTCAATATCGGCGGATGGTACGACATCTTCCAGGGCGGCACGCTGCGCAATTTCAGCGGGATGCGATCGCATGGACCGGCGGGTGCGGCGCGCACCGGCAATCGACTGATCGTCGGGCCGTGGAGTCACGCGGTGCCGTTTTCGAATCTCGTCGGCGCAGTAGATTTCGGCATTCGCTCGAGTCCGATTTCGGTGGACATCGACGGCGCGCAACTTCGCTTTTTCGATCAATATCTGAAAGGCAAGCCAGCCGGTGACGACGCGCCGGTGCGCCTCTTCGTGATGGGCATCAACGAGTGGCGCGACGAAACCGAGTGGCCGATTGCGCGCACCGAATGGCGCCGCTACTACCTGCATAGCCGCGGCAGCGCCAACAGCCTGTACGGCGACGGCGCGCTCTCGACCGACGCACCCGGCCACGATCCTGCCGACACGTTTCTCTACAATCCGATCGACCCGGTGCCGACGGTCGGCGGCGGTCTATGCTGCTATGCGGGCGCGTTGCAGGGTGGCGCATTCGATCAGCAAGCGGTTGAGCATCGCGCCGACGTGCTAGTTTACTCGACCGAGCCGCTCGCAACCGACGTCGAAGTGACCGGCCCGATCGAGCTTACTCTCTACGCGTCGTCGTCGTCGCCCGACACCGACTTCACCGCGAAGCTGGTCGATGTAAGCCCGTGCGGCGCCGCGATCAATCTGACGGATGGAATCATCCGCGCGCGATGGCGCCAGTCGCGCTCGACACCCGCGATGCTCACGCCCGGCCGCGTCGAGGAATTCAAGATCGACCTGTGGAGCACGTCGAACGTGTTCAAGCAGGGGCATCGGATTCGGCTCGAGGTCAGCTCGTCGAACTTCCCGCGCTTCGATCGCAATCCGAACACCGGGCACGACTTGTTCGCCGACGCCGAGATGCGTCCCGCGATGCAAACCGTGATGCACGACGCCAGCTTCGCGTCGTACCTGACGCTACCTGTGATCCCGGCGCGGAGGTAGCGAAGTAAGGCCGAAGCGCCTCCTAATACCTCGCCCGCTTTGTTGCGGGAGAGGTCGCCGAAGCGCGCCAGCCGCGAAGCCGACTTCGGGCCGAAGGGCCGAATCGCCTCTACGATAGAGAGGCGGATGAGGGTGCAGCCGTCGCGCGACAGGAGAAGATCCGGGATTCTTCGCTACGGCAGCCTCCGCTCTGAATGACAAAGTGGTGCGGTTCGCTCGGTACCGAAGAATTCACAAGCTCTCAGAATGACAAAAGGAGAAGCCTCGGCTCAGGTCTTCCAATCTCATCCGTTCGCGATTTACGGCAATCGCCGCAGGATCACGGTCGAGTGGCCGGCGGCGTGGACTTCCTCGCCGCCGGAGTGAATCCGCTTGCTCTCTGACATCGTCGGCTGCGTGGTATCGAGAATCACGACCCATCGATTTCCAAAGCTCCGCGCCGGCAGGCGGAACTCCATCGGCTCCTGGTACGCATTGAAAATCAGGAAGAAGCTGTCGTCACTTGGCGTGCTGCCGTCGCGATTGCGCTCCCTGATGGCGCGGCCGTTGACGAACATCCCGAGCGTCTTTGCATAGCCGACGCCCCAGTCCTCAGCCGTCATCTCGGCGCCGTCGGGCCGGAACCATGCGAGGTCTTTCACGCGAGCGCCCTTCGGCGGCCGGCCGGTGAACCATCCGCGGCGGCGAAACACCCGATGGCGGCGGCGGAGTTGAATCAGGCGGCGGGTGAAGTCGAGCAGGTTCGGATCGGCGCTGGCCCAATCGATCCACGAGGTGCGATTGTCCTGGCTGTAGGCGTTGTTGTTGCCGTTCTGCGTGCGGCCGATCTCGTCGCCCGCGAGTAGCATCGGCACGCCCTGCGCCAGCATCAGCGTGGCGAGGAAGTTGCGCTTCTGCTGCTCGCGCGTCGCGAGCACGGCGGGATCGTGCGACGGACCTTCGACGCCGCAGTTCCATGAGCGATTGTGACTCTCGCCGTCGTGATTGTCCTCGCCATTCGCCTCGTTGTGTTTCTCGTTGTATGAAACTAGGTCGGCCAGCGTGAAGCCGTCGTGCGCCGAGACGAAATTGATGCTGGCCTGCGGCGCGCGGCTGTCCGCTTGGTACAAATCCGAACTGCCGGTGATGCGCGAGGCGAATTCGCCCATCGTGTAGCTCGCGCCGCGCCAGAAATCGCGCACCGAGTCGCGGAACTTGCCGTTCCATTCCTTCCAGTTGACCGGAAACTGCGCGACGCGGTAGCCGCCCTCGCCGATATCCCACGGCTCGGCGATCAGCTTGACCTTCGCCAGCACCGGATCCTGCGCAATCGCGGCAAGGAACGCGCTCCCGCCGAATTCGCCCTGCGGACCGCGCGCGAGCGTCGTCGCCAAATCGAAGCGAAACCCGTCCACGTGCATCTCGAGCACCCAGTAGCGGAGACTGTCCATCACGAGTTGCAGCACGCGCGGGTGAATCAGGTTGAGCGAGTTGCCGGTGCCGGTGAAATCCTCGGTGAGGCGCCGATCGTCGCGGCGCAGCCGGTAGTACGCCGCGTTGTCGATCCCGCGAAAGCAAATCGTCGGACCGGTCTGATTGCCCTCGCCGGTGTGGTTGTACACGACGTCGAGAATCACCTCGATTCCGGCGCGATGAAACGCGCGCACCATCGATTTGAATTCTGCGATCGGCGAAATTTCTTCGCGCGGCGAAGCGAAGCGAATCGCGGGCGCGAAAAATCCAACCGTGTTGTAGCCCCAGTAATTGCTCAGCCCCGCGTGATGAAGCATCCGCTCAGGCCCCGTCTGATGAACCGGCAGCAACTCGATCGCGGTTACGCCGAGCGACGCGAGATATCCGATCACCGCTGGCGTGGCGAGGCCGGCATACGTCCCGCGCAATTCGGCGGGAACCTCGGGATGCAACGCCGTCATGCCTTTGACATGCGCCTCGTAGATGATCGTGTCCGCCCACGGCGTCCGAGGATTGCGGTCGGCGTCCCAGTCGAAGGACGGATCGGTGACGACGCATTTCGGCATCGACGCCGCGCTATCGACATTGCTCGGGCGGATCGCGCCGCGCGCGCCGACGCGATATCCGAGCATCGCTTCGTTCCACTCAGGTTCGCGATCGAGCAAGCGCGCGTATGGATCGAGCAACAGCTTGGCGGGATTGAAGCGATGCCCGGCGGCAGGATCGTAAGCGCCCGCGACGCGATAGCCGTAACGCTGGCCGGGGTGAAGGCCTTCGATATACGCGTGCCAGACGTGTTCGATGCGATCGGCGAGCGCGATGCGGGTTTCGGCATCGGCGTCATCGAACAGGCACAGCGTCACGCCGGCCGCATGCTCGGAAAAAATCGCGAAGTTGACTCCCGCGCCGTCCCACGTGGCGCCGAGTGGGGCATGCGCGCCGGGCAATGGTTCATGGTTTTTTTTTGGCATCGGATGGGGGCGCGTCGCGACGAAGCACGAAATTAATGGCAAGCCGCTCGCCGATCTTCAACCGCTCGATGCTGAGCGGCGCGTGAATGATAAGTAAAATCGGTTGTGAGATCGATCGCGGTGCGCGATAGGATCGTTTCGGACGCATATGAAGACAGTCGATTTCTACTTCGATTTCTCGAGCACCAACAGCTACTTCGCGGCCTTCATGCTGCCGGAGATTTGCGAGCGCGCCGGCGCGCTCGTCATCTGGCGGCCAACGCATTTCGCGGCGCTGTTTCGCGGCGCCGGCTTCGACGTGATGGCGATGACGCGGCAGAAGGCGCGCTATCTCTGGCGCGATCACGAGCGCTACGCGGAATTCACCGGACTGCCGTTCAGGCGACCGACCCGCTTCCCGATCAAAACTTCGGCGGCGTTGCGAATCGTGCTCGCGGCAGGGCATCGGGCCGGCGCCGACGCGGATGTCGATGCGTGCGAACGCGCCAAGGGCGCCATCTCGCAGGCAATCATGCGCGCTTATTGGGAGCGCGATGAGGACATCGCCGATCGCGCCGTGCTGCGCACGATTGCTGCGCAAGCGGACTTCGACGCGGACGCGATACTCGATACCGCAGACAGCGATTCAACCCGCCGCGGGCTGGCTGCGGCCACCGATGAGGCGATCGCGCGCGGCGTGTTTGGCGCGCCGACTTCGTTCGTCGGCGGCGAGATGTTCTGGGGCAAGGATCGGCTGGATTTCGTCGAGCGGTACCTGAAAAAGTAGGGGGCCGCTCGGCGCCGCACCGGCGCGTCATAACACATCAAGATGGCGTCAAATCCGTCCTACAGTTCGTAACTTTTCTCTTGACAAAAAGTAGGTAACGAGAAATGATTGCGCCCAGCATACGTTCGCAAGCGCTAACGCAGCACGATCGGCTTTGTGACGTGTCGGAATCAACACGATGGCCCGATCGACTGCTTGAGGCATTAGAGGAAGCGAACAGGAGCCTTCGATGTCGATATCGAGAGCAAAATTCGGTCAGATGATTCGCAGCCGCCGGCGCCAGGCCAATATGACGCAGGAGCAGGTGGCGCGCCAGGTTGGAGCTTCGACGCCCTACGTCGGCCATCTCGAATCGGGCAAGCGGCATCCGTCCGACGAGATCGTTACGCGGCTGGCCGACGCGCTGGGCTTCGATCGGCGCGAACTGTTCTTCGTCGCGAATCCGCGTGCGAAGGAACTGCTCAATCCACGGGAGCAACAGCACGATCATTCGGCGTGGGATGAGTTCCGCCGGGCCGCTGGCCTGATTCGATCTCACGGCATCACCGACAAGGAAATGCATATGTTGTCGCAGGTCGCGCTGCTGGGCCAGGTTAGGAGTTCTCGCGACTTCATTTACA belongs to Candidatus Binatus sp. and includes:
- a CDS encoding peroxiredoxin — its product is MGLHIGSVAPDFTQESTEGTIRFHDWIGDKWAILFSHPKDFTPVCTTELGTVAKLKPEFDKRNIKAIGVSVDDVESHKKWIKDIEETQNVKLNFPILGDADKKVAKLYDMIHPEWNDTLTVRSVFVIDNNKKIRLTLTYPASTGRNFQEILRSIDSLQLTDKYSVATGADWKKGDDCIIVPSLQDPEVLKQKFPKGYKVVKPYLRITPYPGD
- a CDS encoding enoyl-CoA hydratase/isomerase family protein is translated as MAYETILYDVADEIATITLNRPAKMNAYTATMGAEITDAMLRADADDNARVIIMTGAGERAFCAGADMSMFASQIKARETKQDQGERVQHTPSMPFVMRNLSKPTIASINGFALGVGCTMTLLCDVRIASDNAKMGVIFPRVGLMSELGSSYLMPRLIGLSRTAEMMLTGRQYPASECLAMGLVSRVVPQADLVATAHELAGDMLQCSPTSLTFTRRALYQGLDGTLETAMAFEGFALEKCYVSPEHKEYVSAFLEKRKPDFGKIKK
- a CDS encoding FAD-dependent monooxygenase, coding for MNRKYDIPVLIVGAGPVGLMLACELVRHGVECRIIDKAGAASDKSKALGIHARTLEIFDNIAIADEMIAAGHKGHGISAYSGGKRIAHVSLDQIPSRYQFVLMLPQNETERMLAKHLASLGVQVERSVELSGFTQDGDGVIATLKAADGREEKCHSAWLAGCDGAHSTVRHTLGLEFEGEQYEESFWLADVLLDFREADDELYAYAGNEEMAVLFPMGHQRWRIVGTRGPAEGDAAPTLPEVQTMLDKLIGGGVRAHDPFWLAHFSISRRRVKQYNVGRAFLCGDAAHIHSPAGGQGMNTGLQDAHNLAWKLALVANGDAKPELLASYQAERHPVAAEVLRETDMMTRVITLRSPIAKKVRDRLAPIFSALEVVQDRASRALSETAVNYRRSPIVSEHRSGLVESIQRAGASGVGAWYDFAHGPAPGDRAPDVEYAMIDSGEVRRLNEVMRGPNFNLLLFSGIEDDRDLSDLFAIADSVKGRFGTHVSAHLIDASDAPQSHPHVTLIRDLSHLIHRAYGAGSRCIYLIRPDGYVGFRAQPPDQASLLANLGNILK
- a CDS encoding CocE/NonD family hydrolase, translating into MARIIVEKNIEVPMRDGCVLRADLFRPDTPEKLPVLLNRTPYNKAMPMVFTGTLDAIRAAEAGYNVMVQDCRGRFTSDGVWDCFTVEPRDGYDTIEWAARQAWANGSVGTYGASYMGATQWLAAKESPPSLKAMVPSITASDYHDGWTYQGGAFSLFFNVSWTMAGLAPPQLLRARGDNPLVIGELGAVMSSIDVMREKMKFAPLKEFPMFRAGAPYFFDWLAHPAYDQYWKALSIEESHAKINVPALNIGGWYDIFQGGTLRNFSGMRSHGPAGAARTGNRLIVGPWSHAVPFSNLVGAVDFGIRSSPISVDIDGAQLRFFDQYLKGKPAGDDAPVRLFVMGINEWRDETEWPIARTEWRRYYLHSRGSANSLYGDGALSTDAPGHDPADTFLYNPIDPVPTVGGGLCCYAGALQGGAFDQQAVEHRADVLVYSTEPLATDVEVTGPIELTLYASSSSPDTDFTAKLVDVSPCGAAINLTDGIIRARWRQSRSTPAMLTPGRVEEFKIDLWSTSNVFKQGHRIRLEVSSSNFPRFDRNPNTGHDLFADAEMRPAMQTVMHDASFASYLTLPVIPARR
- the glgX gene encoding glycogen debranching protein GlgX; its protein translation is MPKKNHEPLPGAHAPLGATWDGAGVNFAIFSEHAAGVTLCLFDDADAETRIALADRIEHVWHAYIEGLHPGQRYGYRVAGAYDPAAGHRFNPAKLLLDPYARLLDREPEWNEAMLGYRVGARGAIRPSNVDSAASMPKCVVTDPSFDWDADRNPRTPWADTIIYEAHVKGMTALHPEVPAELRGTYAGLATPAVIGYLASLGVTAIELLPVHQTGPERMLHHAGLSNYWGYNTVGFFAPAIRFASPREEISPIAEFKSMVRAFHRAGIEVILDVVYNHTGEGNQTGPTICFRGIDNAAYYRLRRDDRRLTEDFTGTGNSLNLIHPRVLQLVMDSLRYWVLEMHVDGFRFDLATTLARGPQGEFGGSAFLAAIAQDPVLAKVKLIAEPWDIGEGGYRVAQFPVNWKEWNGKFRDSVRDFWRGASYTMGEFASRITGSSDLYQADSRAPQASINFVSAHDGFTLADLVSYNEKHNEANGEDNHDGESHNRSWNCGVEGPSHDPAVLATREQQKRNFLATLMLAQGVPMLLAGDEIGRTQNGNNNAYSQDNRTSWIDWASADPNLLDFTRRLIQLRRRHRVFRRRGWFTGRPPKGARVKDLAWFRPDGAEMTAEDWGVGYAKTLGMFVNGRAIRERNRDGSTPSDDSFFLIFNAYQEPMEFRLPARSFGNRWVVILDTTQPTMSESKRIHSGGEEVHAAGHSTVILRRLP
- a CDS encoding 2-hydroxychromene-2-carboxylate isomerase: MKTVDFYFDFSSTNSYFAAFMLPEICERAGALVIWRPTHFAALFRGAGFDVMAMTRQKARYLWRDHERYAEFTGLPFRRPTRFPIKTSAALRIVLAAGHRAGADADVDACERAKGAISQAIMRAYWERDEDIADRAVLRTIAAQADFDADAILDTADSDSTRRGLAAATDEAIARGVFGAPTSFVGGEMFWGKDRLDFVERYLKK
- a CDS encoding helix-turn-helix domain-containing protein; amino-acid sequence: MSISRAKFGQMIRSRRRQANMTQEQVARQVGASTPYVGHLESGKRHPSDEIVTRLADALGFDRRELFFVANPRAKELLNPREQQHDHSAWDEFRRAAGLIRSHGITDKEMHMLSQVALLGQVRSSRDFIYILNTVRQALLS